Proteins encoded together in one Corallococcus soli window:
- a CDS encoding sensor histidine kinase, protein MSETSEGSIVRATLRALVAPWRLAPIVLVSLPLLAAQVRWSVDPNAFWLGLLLCLLCVAVAPVSYRVLFPEGLDLSHGGIRLLLYGAVGSGVVLSVGYALPRVTQMLPTFLSEPYNLAVCGGLFLVAGWGLGRDIGFEETLHRERARATRFAWEAEQAQLLALRSHLDPHFLFNTLNAIAEWCREDGAVAEAAVLRLSTMLRSVLAGVRSVTWPLSQELELMRTLFELHLLRDPELFQLGMTVADGVGDVPVPPLLLLPLAENAVKHGPASGHRGPLRVDVVARDGGVEVSIDNPGTSKGPREGSVGLPTVERRLALAYGGQAVLALDSADGRTRVTVTLPRRGPQPGVLT, encoded by the coding sequence ATGTCGGAGACGTCGGAAGGGTCCATCGTTCGCGCCACGCTGCGCGCCCTCGTCGCGCCGTGGCGGCTGGCCCCCATCGTCCTGGTGTCGCTGCCGCTGCTGGCGGCCCAGGTGCGCTGGAGCGTGGATCCAAACGCGTTCTGGCTGGGCCTCCTGCTGTGCCTGCTGTGCGTCGCCGTCGCGCCGGTGTCCTACCGGGTGCTGTTCCCGGAGGGGCTGGACCTGAGCCACGGCGGCATCCGCCTGCTGCTCTACGGGGCGGTGGGCAGCGGCGTGGTGCTGTCGGTGGGCTACGCCCTGCCCCGCGTCACCCAGATGCTGCCCACGTTCCTGTCGGAGCCGTACAACCTGGCCGTCTGCGGCGGCCTGTTCCTCGTGGCCGGCTGGGGCCTGGGGCGGGACATCGGCTTCGAGGAGACGCTGCACCGGGAGCGAGCGCGCGCCACCCGCTTCGCCTGGGAGGCCGAGCAGGCGCAGCTGCTGGCCCTGCGCAGCCACCTGGATCCGCACTTCCTCTTCAACACGCTCAACGCCATCGCGGAGTGGTGCCGCGAGGACGGCGCCGTCGCGGAGGCCGCCGTGCTGCGCCTGTCCACGATGCTGCGCTCGGTGCTCGCGGGCGTGCGCAGCGTCACCTGGCCGCTGTCCCAGGAGCTGGAGCTGATGCGCACGCTGTTCGAGCTGCACCTGCTGCGCGACCCGGAGCTGTTCCAGTTGGGCATGACGGTGGCGGACGGCGTGGGTGACGTGCCCGTGCCGCCGCTCCTGCTGCTGCCGCTCGCGGAGAACGCGGTGAAGCACGGGCCGGCGTCCGGGCACCGGGGGCCGCTGCGCGTGGACGTGGTGGCGCGCGACGGGGGGGTGGAGGTGTCCATCGACAACCCCGGCACCTCCAAGGGGCCGCGCGAGGGCAGCGTGGGGTTGCCCACCGTGGAGCGCCGGCTGGCGCTCGCGTACGGCGGCCAGGCGGTGCTGGCGCTGGACAGCGCGGACGGGCGCACCCGTGTCACCGTCACCCTGCCCCGCCGGGGCCCCCAACCCGGAGTCCTCACGTGA
- a CDS encoding glutamate--cysteine ligase, with translation MGLAIQQEEFTPEEHERFVQRLAEGLEALRALLRRPGFGVGPTTMGAELEVYLVDGAGHPLPVNQQVLAQSRDERLTLELNRFNMEMNVRPSLLAGRPFTALRAEFEDVLKELGRAAATQGARVAAVGILPTLRQADLGKGALTQQPRYRALNAAIRKRRGGPFHVAIAGDDTLNLAWDDVTLEGANTSLQFHLRVAPEDFARVYNAAQLATAPVLAASGNSPLFLGKRLWEETRVALFQQATDDRGEGGDDVAHLHPRVTFGHGWVREGVHELFAEAVALYPPLLPVMGAESPLEVAAAGGVPELGELRLHQGTVWCWNRAIYDPHGEGHVRIELRALPAGPTVVDMVANGAFLLGLTLGLAERVDALLPALPFWQARRNFKQAARVGLDAVMLWPAEVAPSPRPVPVVDLVKQLLPVARRGLTEHGVDPEEADAMLDVIAQRVAVRRTGARWQREVLAKLEAHMPRQDALAALLERYLQHAEEGLPVHTWPVD, from the coding sequence ATGGGGCTCGCCATCCAGCAGGAGGAGTTCACACCAGAGGAGCACGAGCGGTTCGTGCAGCGGCTCGCGGAGGGCCTGGAGGCCCTGCGGGCGCTGCTGCGCCGTCCCGGCTTCGGCGTGGGGCCCACGACGATGGGCGCGGAGCTGGAGGTGTACCTGGTGGACGGCGCGGGCCACCCGCTGCCGGTGAACCAGCAGGTGCTGGCGCAGTCCAGGGATGAGCGGCTGACGCTGGAATTGAACCGCTTCAACATGGAGATGAACGTGCGGCCCTCGCTGCTGGCGGGGCGGCCGTTCACCGCGCTGCGGGCGGAGTTCGAGGACGTGCTGAAGGAGCTGGGGCGCGCGGCGGCGACGCAGGGCGCGCGCGTGGCGGCCGTCGGCATCCTGCCCACGCTGCGGCAGGCGGACCTGGGCAAGGGGGCGCTCACGCAGCAGCCGCGCTACCGGGCCCTGAACGCGGCCATCCGCAAGCGGCGGGGGGGGCCCTTCCACGTGGCCATCGCGGGCGACGACACGCTCAACCTCGCCTGGGACGACGTGACGCTGGAGGGGGCGAACACGTCGCTCCAGTTCCACCTGCGCGTGGCGCCGGAGGACTTCGCGCGCGTGTACAACGCCGCGCAGCTGGCCACGGCGCCGGTGCTGGCGGCGTCGGGCAATTCGCCGCTGTTCCTGGGCAAGCGCCTCTGGGAGGAGACGCGCGTGGCGCTCTTCCAGCAGGCCACCGACGACCGGGGCGAGGGCGGGGACGACGTGGCCCACCTGCACCCGCGCGTGACGTTCGGCCACGGCTGGGTGCGCGAGGGCGTGCACGAGCTGTTCGCCGAGGCCGTGGCGCTCTACCCGCCCCTGCTGCCGGTGATGGGCGCCGAGTCCCCCCTGGAGGTCGCCGCCGCGGGGGGCGTGCCGGAGCTGGGCGAGCTGCGGCTGCACCAGGGCACGGTCTGGTGCTGGAACCGGGCCATCTATGATCCGCACGGCGAAGGCCACGTGCGCATCGAGCTGCGCGCGCTGCCGGCGGGCCCGACGGTGGTGGACATGGTGGCCAACGGGGCGTTCCTGCTGGGGCTGACGCTGGGCCTGGCGGAGCGGGTGGACGCGCTCCTGCCGGCGCTGCCCTTCTGGCAGGCGCGGCGCAACTTCAAGCAGGCGGCGAGGGTGGGCCTGGACGCGGTGATGCTGTGGCCGGCGGAGGTCGCGCCTAGCCCCCGCCCCGTGCCGGTGGTGGACCTGGTGAAGCAGCTGCTGCCGGTGGCCCGGCGCGGCCTGACGGAGCACGGGGTGGATCCGGAGGAGGCGGACGCGATGCTGGACGTCATCGCCCAGCGGGTGGCCGTGCGGCGCACCGGGGCGCGCTGGCAGCGGGAGGTGCTGGCGAAGCTGGAGGCCCACATGCCCCGGCAGGACGCGCTGGCGGCCCTGCTGGAGCGCTACCTCCAGCACGCGGAGGAGGGGCTGCCGGTGCACACGTGGCCCGTGGACTGA
- a CDS encoding GNAT family N-acetyltransferase, with protein sequence MPVTVEQLVPSHTDALRALLAKDAVHNLYLLGLLEEFGITAPARAAAFSFHGRFDSGVLTAAIFVGGEGGLVVPSASDASATGVIADALAASLKLRATVGDKSSVDALVRSLCEGKPRLSRTQRLFSVSADDLGPFTNPTLRLAREEDVPRLLPLAQGYVREILERDPLAEDPAHYEARLLQRVRQRRTYVLEEDGALVFKVDIGCRSQFGAELEGMYTLASRRREGHATLCLGQISRHLLSSLPRLAMRIDERDESTARIARKVGYHAGRTQRLVLVD encoded by the coding sequence ATGCCCGTCACCGTCGAACAGCTCGTGCCTTCCCACACGGACGCCCTGCGCGCGCTCCTGGCGAAGGATGCCGTCCACAACCTCTACCTGCTGGGGTTGCTGGAGGAGTTCGGCATCACGGCCCCGGCGCGCGCGGCGGCCTTCTCCTTCCATGGCCGCTTCGACAGCGGCGTCCTCACCGCGGCCATCTTCGTGGGCGGCGAGGGCGGGCTCGTGGTGCCCAGCGCCAGCGACGCCAGCGCCACCGGCGTCATCGCGGACGCGCTCGCCGCCTCCCTGAAGCTGCGCGCCACGGTGGGGGACAAGTCCTCCGTGGACGCGCTGGTGCGAAGCCTGTGTGAGGGCAAGCCGCGCCTGTCGCGCACCCAGCGGCTGTTCAGCGTCTCCGCGGACGACCTGGGGCCCTTCACCAACCCCACCCTGCGCCTGGCCCGCGAGGAGGACGTGCCCCGCCTGCTGCCCCTGGCCCAGGGCTACGTGCGCGAAATCCTGGAGCGCGACCCGCTGGCAGAGGATCCGGCCCACTACGAGGCCCGCCTGCTCCAGCGCGTGCGCCAGCGCCGCACCTACGTGCTGGAGGAGGACGGCGCGCTCGTCTTCAAGGTGGACATCGGCTGCCGCTCGCAGTTCGGCGCGGAGCTGGAGGGCATGTACACGCTGGCCTCCCGCCGCCGCGAAGGCCACGCCACGCTGTGCCTGGGACAGATTTCGCGGCACCTTCTGTCTTCGCTGCCCCGGCTCGCCATGCGCATCGACGAGCGCGACGAGAGCACCGCCCGCATCGCGCGCAAGGTGGGCTACCACGCCGGCCGCACCCAGCGGCTCGTGCTGGTGGATTAG
- the rlmN gene encoding 23S rRNA (adenine(2503)-C(2))-methyltransferase RlmN — protein sequence MSDAPTTPNLYDLPRPALDARLADWGFSPQYRERVWTGLYRDGVTALGDVAGLRPDLQAVLQERARLGHLATHHESFSSDGLTHKLLLRLHDGQTIETVLMRFKGRATVCVSTQAGCAMGCVFCATGQMGLSRHLTPGEVVGQVLHVTRILREQGEALRNIVLMGMGEPLHNYDNTMAAMDILVDPKGLALAPRFITLSTVGVVPGIIRLADEARPVQLAVSLHGATDAERAALVPAGRRWPLQELMDACRYYVAKRRRRIFFEWTLIAGRNDTAEHAHHLGALLHGLDAHVNVIPLNPTVGYDGGPSVPDAVRAFQDVLTSHGVPSTVRQRRGIDIDAGCGQLKAAVERKPRRPLPVAS from the coding sequence ATGTCGGACGCCCCCACCACCCCCAACCTCTATGACCTGCCGCGCCCCGCGCTGGACGCGCGCCTGGCCGACTGGGGCTTCAGCCCCCAGTACCGCGAGCGCGTGTGGACGGGGCTGTACCGCGACGGGGTGACGGCGCTCGGCGACGTGGCGGGCCTGCGCCCGGACCTCCAGGCCGTGCTCCAGGAGCGCGCGCGGCTGGGCCACCTGGCCACCCACCACGAGAGCTTCAGCAGCGACGGCCTCACCCACAAGCTGCTCCTGCGCCTGCACGACGGGCAGACCATTGAAACGGTGCTGATGCGTTTCAAGGGCCGCGCCACCGTGTGCGTGAGCACGCAGGCCGGGTGCGCCATGGGCTGCGTCTTCTGCGCCACCGGGCAGATGGGCCTGTCGCGCCACCTGACGCCGGGCGAGGTGGTGGGCCAGGTGCTCCACGTCACGCGCATCCTGCGCGAACAGGGGGAGGCGCTGCGCAACATCGTGCTCATGGGCATGGGCGAGCCCCTGCACAACTACGACAACACGATGGCCGCGATGGACATCCTCGTGGACCCCAAGGGGCTGGCGCTGGCCCCTCGCTTCATCACCCTGTCCACCGTGGGCGTGGTGCCCGGCATCATCCGGCTGGCGGACGAGGCGCGCCCGGTGCAGCTCGCGGTGAGCCTCCACGGCGCCACCGACGCGGAGCGCGCGGCGCTGGTGCCCGCGGGCCGGCGCTGGCCGCTCCAAGAGCTGATGGACGCGTGCCGCTACTACGTGGCGAAGCGCAGGCGGCGCATCTTCTTCGAGTGGACGTTGATCGCCGGCCGCAACGACACCGCCGAACACGCGCACCACCTGGGGGCGCTGCTGCACGGACTGGACGCGCACGTGAACGTCATCCCGCTCAACCCCACCGTGGGCTACGACGGCGGCCCCAGCGTGCCGGACGCGGTGCGCGCGTTCCAGGACGTGCTCACCTCGCACGGGGTGCCCAGCACGGTGCGCCAGCGCAGGGGCATCGACATCGACGCGGGCTGCGGCCAGCTCAAGGCCGCCGTGGAGCGCAAGCCCCGTCGGCCCCTCCCCGTCGCGTCCTGA
- a CDS encoding metallophosphoesterase family protein: MRFLHCSDVHITEDYFALPLHRLGWRRWVALVELTAGGRAKAYRDAQHTLAAIARDGQAPGVDHFILSGDLTAYALEGEFRAARAALGPLARTPARCTVIPGNHDVFTPGSHQRGRFAQHFGELLESDLPEYRREGAFPFVRLVGEGAAVVGLCSARPLPTPGLSYGTVGPAQLEGLAALLTDPRLDGRAILVVVHHAPRNAADHADGWHHGLHDADALLKLLPGPRFAVLHGHIHRRYHHPATPERPHLFGAGSSTQAGNEGYWLIDVEGGQVVGGTKHTPVL, encoded by the coding sequence ATGCGCTTCCTGCACTGCTCCGACGTCCACATCACCGAGGACTACTTCGCCCTGCCGCTGCACCGGCTGGGCTGGCGCCGCTGGGTGGCCCTCGTGGAGCTGACGGCCGGCGGGCGGGCGAAGGCCTACCGCGACGCGCAGCACACGCTCGCCGCCATCGCCCGCGACGGACAGGCCCCCGGCGTGGATCACTTCATCCTCTCCGGCGACCTCACCGCCTACGCGCTGGAGGGCGAGTTCCGCGCCGCCCGCGCCGCGCTGGGCCCCCTGGCCCGGACGCCCGCGCGCTGCACCGTCATCCCGGGCAACCATGACGTCTTCACCCCCGGCAGCCACCAGCGGGGCCGCTTCGCCCAGCACTTCGGCGAGCTGCTGGAGAGCGACCTGCCGGAGTACCGCCGCGAGGGCGCCTTCCCCTTCGTGCGGCTGGTGGGGGAGGGCGCCGCCGTGGTGGGGCTGTGCTCCGCCCGGCCCCTGCCGACGCCGGGCCTGTCCTACGGCACCGTGGGGCCCGCGCAGCTCGAAGGCCTGGCGGCCCTGCTGACGGACCCTCGCCTGGACGGACGCGCCATCCTGGTGGTGGTGCACCACGCGCCCCGCAACGCCGCGGACCACGCGGACGGCTGGCACCATGGCCTGCACGACGCGGACGCGCTGCTGAAGCTGCTGCCGGGCCCGCGCTTCGCGGTGCTCCACGGCCACATCCACCGGCGCTACCACCACCCGGCCACCCCGGAGCGGCCCCACCTGTTCGGCGCGGGCTCCTCCACCCAGGCCGGCAATGAGGGCTACTGGCTCATCGACGTGGAGGGGGGCCAGGTGGTGGGCGGCACGAAGCACACGCCGGTCCTGTGA
- a CDS encoding adenylate/guanylate cyclase domain-containing protein, with amino-acid sequence MTPAPIAPPAELSLEEYRFLRQLGRVADDLLEESLRERETLAQCFRRCFPTLLEHTGARAIALTARDEELVEQTWSEGDWGGVFPGSLLTGPEGVRAHGGDTLVTQTLDVAGSPVGTLGLLYAGAPGDVETGARRLRVLDALAEELDTVLMLVHTASEKHQIILQCNEHLANPVFEAGMDQAVRTLAQRVRLPGFLLLYRDAVQPHVLHYRTYRHGQLEYESGEQPSAPLEALLQQHGTRLLHGDAGVLKRLFDGRTTEAVLISAGARSEPLGKLVVWNNEGLSAYAMDLIRVLASTLSQRLLDYNRERIHLSQFFPTGAINALLEDPDYARHLRAQEQEVGILFADINGFTRICEQGFDSPRSIGRFVDEWSARAVDCIWAHGGVFDKMVGDCVIGLFGPPFFQADPLRRAEAAVRAACDIQAFTAELGAREEVSALCQRVGLPGLGVAVGVNLATANCGFFGPNRNYTAFSSGMNQAARLQSLAGFRETLVMQSVHEALKTSQEPFVRKLQFGPLTETPVKNVAQPLRHYRLSPQG; translated from the coding sequence ATGACCCCCGCGCCCATCGCCCCACCCGCTGAGTTGTCCCTGGAGGAGTACCGCTTCCTGCGCCAGCTCGGGCGCGTCGCGGACGACCTCCTGGAGGAGAGCCTCCGGGAGCGCGAAACGCTGGCCCAGTGCTTCCGGCGCTGCTTCCCCACGCTGCTCGAACACACCGGCGCGCGCGCCATCGCCCTCACCGCGCGCGACGAGGAGCTGGTGGAGCAGACCTGGAGCGAGGGGGACTGGGGCGGCGTCTTCCCGGGCTCGCTGCTGACGGGCCCCGAGGGCGTGCGCGCGCACGGGGGCGACACGCTCGTCACCCAGACGCTGGACGTGGCGGGCTCCCCGGTGGGCACGCTGGGCCTGCTCTATGCGGGCGCGCCCGGCGACGTGGAGACGGGGGCCCGGAGGCTGCGCGTGCTGGACGCGCTGGCGGAGGAGCTGGACACGGTGCTGATGCTGGTCCACACCGCGTCGGAGAAGCACCAGATCATCCTCCAGTGCAACGAACACCTGGCCAACCCCGTCTTCGAGGCGGGCATGGACCAGGCGGTGCGCACGCTGGCGCAGCGGGTGCGCCTGCCGGGCTTCCTCCTCCTGTACCGCGACGCCGTGCAGCCCCACGTGCTGCACTACCGCACCTACCGCCACGGCCAGTTGGAGTACGAGAGCGGGGAGCAGCCCAGCGCCCCGCTGGAGGCGCTGCTGCAACAGCACGGCACGCGGCTCTTGCACGGCGACGCGGGCGTGCTCAAGCGCCTGTTCGACGGGCGCACCACGGAGGCGGTGCTCATCTCAGCCGGGGCGCGCAGCGAGCCGCTGGGGAAGCTCGTCGTCTGGAACAACGAGGGCCTCTCCGCGTACGCCATGGACCTCATCCGCGTGCTGGCCTCCACGCTGAGCCAGCGCCTGCTGGACTACAACCGCGAGCGCATCCACCTGTCGCAGTTCTTCCCCACGGGCGCCATCAACGCGCTGCTGGAGGACCCGGACTACGCGCGGCACCTGCGGGCGCAGGAGCAGGAGGTGGGCATCCTGTTCGCGGACATCAACGGCTTCACGCGCATCTGCGAGCAGGGCTTCGACAGCCCGCGCAGCATCGGCCGCTTCGTGGACGAGTGGAGCGCGCGCGCCGTGGACTGCATCTGGGCGCACGGCGGCGTGTTCGACAAGATGGTGGGGGACTGCGTCATCGGCCTCTTCGGACCGCCCTTCTTCCAGGCGGATCCGCTGCGCCGCGCGGAGGCCGCCGTGCGCGCCGCGTGCGACATCCAGGCGTTCACCGCGGAGCTGGGCGCGCGCGAAGAGGTGTCAGCCCTGTGTCAGCGGGTGGGGCTGCCGGGGCTGGGCGTGGCGGTGGGCGTGAACCTGGCCACCGCGAACTGCGGCTTCTTCGGTCCCAACCGCAACTACACGGCCTTCTCCAGCGGGATGAACCAGGCCGCGCGGCTCCAGTCCCTGGCGGGCTTCCGGGAGACGCTGGTGATGCAGAGCGTGCACGAGGCGCTGAAGACGTCCCAGGAGCCCTTCGTGCGCAAGCTCCAGTTCGGCCCCCTCACGGAGACGCCGGTGAAGAACGTGGCGCAGCCGCTGCGACACTACCGGCTGTCACCGCAGGGGTGA
- a CDS encoding LytR/AlgR family response regulator transcription factor encodes MREPLRVLIADDELLARKRLARLLAALPDVSVCGEAVDGDSVLAAVRAGGVDVVLLDIHMPGLSGLDAMALLPQGGPHVIFCTAHAEHAVNAFEHGAVDYVLKPVEAARLQKALERARARQPVPAQAAAPASRAKNTAVPPPAAGGTGGGMGSAFARLPIPTRQGLVLVSPDAISHASLEDELVTVFTTQGDFLTDFTLNELADKLPAEQFHRVHRRALLNLAHVTRLEPLETGGYLARTARGHSVEVSRQSARELRRMLGLRKGAEDEG; translated from the coding sequence GTGAGAGAGCCGCTGCGCGTCCTCATCGCCGATGATGAACTGCTGGCCAGGAAGCGCCTGGCCCGCCTCCTGGCCGCGCTGCCGGACGTGAGCGTGTGCGGCGAGGCGGTGGACGGGGACTCGGTGCTCGCCGCGGTGCGCGCGGGCGGCGTGGACGTGGTGCTGCTGGACATCCACATGCCGGGCCTGAGCGGCCTGGATGCGATGGCGCTGCTGCCGCAAGGCGGGCCCCACGTCATCTTCTGCACCGCCCACGCGGAGCACGCGGTGAACGCCTTCGAGCACGGCGCCGTGGACTACGTGCTCAAGCCCGTGGAGGCGGCGCGGCTGCAGAAGGCGCTGGAGCGCGCCCGGGCGCGGCAGCCGGTGCCCGCGCAGGCCGCCGCTCCGGCCTCGCGGGCGAAGAACACCGCCGTCCCGCCACCGGCCGCCGGAGGCACCGGGGGAGGCATGGGGTCCGCCTTCGCGCGGCTGCCCATCCCCACGCGCCAGGGGCTGGTGCTGGTGTCACCGGACGCCATCTCCCACGCGTCGCTGGAGGACGAATTGGTCACGGTGTTCACCACGCAGGGGGACTTCCTCACCGACTTCACCCTCAACGAGCTGGCGGACAAGCTGCCCGCCGAGCAGTTCCACCGGGTGCACCGACGGGCGCTGCTCAACCTGGCGCACGTGACGCGCCTGGAGCCGCTGGAGACGGGCGGCTACCTGGCGCGCACGGCGCGGGGACACTCGGTGGAGGTGAGCCGCCAGTCCGCGCGCGAGCTGCGCCGCATGCTGGGGCTGCGCAAGGGCGCGGAGGACGAGGGCTGA
- a CDS encoding AgmX/PglI C-terminal domain-containing protein, producing MAPSHRTLLHWLVIPGVSLGLLLLCALVGSWLTRPTDTQVPPVPFPEPPPAAEPRAPSPVPPREPAPATAAPTAPPRPPEPAPAVRAPPRASFDAPDPRRVAIVEPLVESSSGRIDAEDLRLALQAVTPLVQQCFQDAAQRNRGTQEVKLRFTVEGENGDGKMNRGELLRSSIPDPMVQACVLDSLLDARFPAPRLGGTATVVYPFRFAPPGEAGP from the coding sequence GTGGCGCCCTCGCACCGCACCCTCCTGCACTGGCTGGTCATCCCCGGCGTGAGCCTGGGGCTGTTGCTGCTGTGCGCGCTCGTGGGCTCCTGGCTCACGCGGCCCACCGACACACAGGTCCCGCCCGTCCCCTTCCCCGAACCGCCCCCGGCCGCCGAACCCCGCGCCCCCTCGCCCGTCCCCCCGCGCGAACCGGCCCCCGCGACGGCCGCCCCCACCGCGCCTCCACGGCCCCCCGAACCCGCGCCCGCCGTCCGCGCACCGCCGCGCGCCTCCTTCGACGCCCCCGACCCGCGCCGCGTGGCCATCGTGGAGCCCCTGGTGGAGTCGTCTTCCGGACGCATCGACGCCGAGGACCTGCGCCTGGCCCTCCAGGCGGTGACTCCGCTCGTGCAGCAATGTTTCCAGGACGCCGCACAGCGCAACCGGGGCACACAGGAAGTGAAGCTGCGTTTCACGGTGGAGGGGGAGAATGGGGACGGAAAGATGAACCGGGGGGAGCTGCTGCGCAGCAGCATCCCGGACCCGATGGTGCAGGCGTGCGTGCTGGATTCGCTGCTGGACGCGCGCTTTCCGGCGCCCCGGCTGGGGGGGACGGCCACGGTGGTGTACCCGTTCCGCTTCGCCCCCCCCGGGGAGGCTGGCCCGTGA
- the gluQRS gene encoding tRNA glutamyl-Q(34) synthetase GluQRS, whose product MRGRFAPSPTGRMHLGNIRSALLGWLQARAAGGTFLLRIEDLDRARCKPRFLEDLYEDLRWLGLDWDEAPLFQSERDAVYREAQAKLEREGLVYPCFCTRAEISRAASAPHGLGDDGPRYPGTCAHLTAEQISERSRTRAPAYRFRARPGAVRFTDDLMGPYAQDVQALVGDFVVRRNDGVASYQLAVVVDDAASRITHVLRGDDLLPSTPRQLQLYEALRLPAPGFLHVPLVMGEDGKRLAKRDGAFALAELRARGRPPEHVLGLLAAWSGLGDGSPVSLPSLVARFDVSVLPHAPVVARESQLLDALGLR is encoded by the coding sequence ATGAGAGGACGTTTCGCGCCCAGCCCCACCGGGCGGATGCACCTGGGCAACATCCGCAGCGCGCTGCTGGGCTGGCTCCAGGCCCGGGCCGCGGGCGGCACGTTCCTGCTGCGCATCGAGGACCTGGACCGCGCGCGCTGCAAGCCCCGCTTCCTGGAGGACCTCTACGAGGACCTGCGCTGGCTGGGCCTGGACTGGGATGAGGCGCCGCTCTTCCAGAGCGAGCGCGACGCCGTGTACCGCGAGGCCCAGGCGAAGCTGGAGCGCGAGGGGCTCGTCTACCCGTGCTTCTGCACGCGCGCGGAGATCTCCCGCGCGGCGAGCGCGCCCCACGGCCTGGGCGACGACGGCCCGCGCTACCCGGGCACCTGCGCGCACCTCACCGCGGAGCAGATCTCCGAGCGCTCCCGCACGCGCGCCCCCGCGTACCGCTTCCGCGCGCGCCCCGGCGCGGTGCGCTTCACCGACGACCTGATGGGCCCCTACGCCCAGGACGTGCAGGCGCTGGTGGGGGACTTCGTGGTGCGCCGCAACGACGGCGTGGCCAGCTACCAGCTCGCGGTGGTGGTGGACGACGCGGCCAGCCGCATCACCCACGTGCTCCGGGGGGATGACCTGCTGCCCTCCACGCCCCGGCAGCTCCAGCTCTACGAAGCGCTGCGCCTGCCCGCGCCCGGCTTCCTCCACGTCCCGCTGGTGATGGGCGAGGACGGCAAGCGCCTGGCGAAGCGGGACGGCGCGTTCGCGCTGGCGGAGCTGCGGGCGCGCGGCCGGCCTCCCGAGCACGTCCTGGGCCTGCTCGCCGCGTGGAGCGGCCTGGGAGATGGCAGCCCGGTGTCCCTGCCCTCGCTGGTCGCCCGCTTCGACGTGAGCGTGCTACCGCACGCGCCCGTGGTGGCGCGCGAGTCACAGCTCCTCGACGCGCTCGGCCTGCGCTGA